Proteins from a genomic interval of Candidatus Aminicenantes bacterium:
- a CDS encoding type II toxin-antitoxin system RelE/ParE family toxin, translated as MKKTFAVIWSATAAKDLTGISEYIANDNSTIAYEKFLKIKKRAQSLYTFPERGRVVPELQEQGIDQYRELVIAPWRIIYRISKNNVYVLSVLDSRQNVEDILLKRLIEK; from the coding sequence ATGAAAAAAACCTTTGCCGTTATCTGGTCGGCAACAGCCGCCAAAGATCTGACAGGCATCAGCGAATATATTGCCAATGACAATTCAACCATCGCTTACGAAAAATTCCTGAAAATAAAAAAAAGAGCCCAAAGCCTTTATACTTTTCCGGAGCGGGGGCGCGTCGTACCCGAACTGCAGGAACAGGGCATTGACCAATACCGCGAACTGGTCATCGCCCCCTGGCGGATTATTTACCGGATTTCCAAGAATAACGTTTATGTTTTGTCCGTCCTGGATTCAAGGCAAAATGTCGAAGACATCCTCCTGAAAAGGCTCATTGAAAAGTAA
- a CDS encoding type II toxin-antitoxin system Phd/YefM family antitoxin: MDIAKDIKPITYLKTRAAELLKQINQTRRPVIITQNGEPRAVLQDPQSYENMRNAIGILKLLSQGEGDIKAGKVKTQAEVFAAIEGVLKNKLK; the protein is encoded by the coding sequence CCGATTACTTACCTGAAAACACGGGCGGCCGAACTGCTCAAGCAGATCAACCAAACGCGCCGCCCGGTGATCATCACCCAGAACGGGGAGCCGCGGGCCGTGCTGCAGGATCCGCAAAGCTACGAGAACATGCGCAACGCCATCGGCATATTGAAGCTCCTTTCCCAGGGCGAAGGGGACATCAAGGCCGGAAAGGTGAAAACCCAGGCAGAAGTGTTCGCCGCCATTGAGGGTGTCCTTAAAAATAAATTAAAATGA